A region from the Wansuia hejianensis genome encodes:
- a CDS encoding dihydrodipicolinate synthase family protein, which translates to MEKGFYTALGTPVEKDGTFCAGSMVTQVERQVAAGASGLLVMGSMGNEPYIKNSEYRKVAEISVAAARGKCPVLVGVTDVSIARVIDRIKEVSDIDGIEGVVSTIPYYSTCGQSDIYNFYTALADASRYPVYLYDLAVVTKAPIAPSTVQKLWKHPNIRGIKSGNLVTQRILKRSEDRPDNFSMIFSNIDEFDIAYCYGIDRNLDGMFSCTPKTAGKMYRALEAGDRETAGQCLDSILALRDLFLTTPSLLNAYTHAMNLLGCEGSFAIDYEDGISDDDRARVTEFMRKIGEI; encoded by the coding sequence ATGGAAAAAGGATTTTATACGGCTCTAGGGACGCCGGTAGAAAAGGATGGCACTTTCTGTGCCGGAAGCATGGTCACACAAGTTGAGCGGCAGGTTGCAGCGGGGGCTTCCGGCCTTTTAGTGATGGGATCCATGGGAAATGAGCCTTATATTAAGAACTCTGAATACCGAAAAGTGGCGGAGATCAGTGTTGCAGCCGCCAGAGGCAAATGTCCTGTTCTGGTAGGCGTTACCGATGTATCCATAGCCCGTGTAATTGACAGGATCAAAGAAGTATCGGATATCGACGGCATAGAGGGAGTTGTTTCAACAATACCCTATTATTCCACCTGTGGCCAGAGCGATATTTATAATTTCTATACTGCTCTTGCAGATGCGTCCAGATATCCTGTATATCTCTATGACCTGGCCGTGGTAACTAAAGCGCCGATTGCTCCGTCCACGGTTCAGAAGCTTTGGAAGCATCCGAACATCCGGGGAATTAAATCCGGAAATCTGGTGACCCAGAGAATTTTGAAGCGGAGTGAAGACAGGCCGGACAATTTCAGCATGATTTTCAGCAATATAGATGAATTTGACATCGCTTACTGTTACGGAATTGATCGTAATCTGGACGGTATGTTTTCCTGTACGCCGAAAACGGCAGGAAAAATGTACCGGGCGCTGGAAGCCGGAGACAGAGAGACTGCGGGACAGTGCCTGGATTCTATTCTGGCTCTGCGCGATCTCTTCCTGACGACGCCTTCTCTGCTGAATGCCTATACCCATGCGATGAATCTTCTGGGATGTGAGGGCAGCTTTGCCATCGATTATGAAGACGGCATATCAGATGATGACAGAGCGCGGGTTACAGAATTCATGAGGAAAATAGGAGAAATTTAA